ctgacccccccgcctccctcccggacggggcggctggccgggtggggggctgacccccccgcctccctcccagatggggcggctggacgggcggggggctgacccccccacctccctcccggacggggcggctggacgggcggggggctgacccccccacctccctcccagacagagcggctggccgggcagaggggctcctcacttcccagtaggggcggccgggcagaggcgcccctcacctcctggacggggcggctggccaggcggggggctaacccccccacctccctcccggacggggcggctggccgggcgggggctgacccccccacctccctcccagacagagcggctggctgggcagaggggctcctcacttcccagtaggggtggccgggcagaggcgccccccacctcctggacagggcggctggccgggcggggggctgatccccccacctccctcccggagggggtggctggccaggcggggggctgatccccccacctccctcccggacggggcggctggccgggcggggggctgacccccccacctccctcccggatggggcggctggccgggcggggggctgacccccccacctccctcccggacggggcggctggccgggcagaggggctcctcacttcccggtaggggcggccgggcagaggcgcccctcacctcccggacggggcggctggccgggcggggggctgacccccccacctccctcccggacgaggagggaggacgctcctcacttctcagacggggtggctgtcgggtggaggggctcctcacttctcagatggggcggttgccaggcagagggtctcctcacttctcagacagggcggccgggcagagacgctcctcacatcccggacggggcggcagggcagaggtgctccccacatctcagacgatgggcggccgggcagagacgctccccacttcccagatgtgatggcagccgggaagaggcgctcctcacttcctagatgggatggcggtcgggcagagacgctcctcactttccagactgggcagccaggcagaggggctcctcacatcccagacgatgggcggtcaggcggagacgctcctcacctcccagacggggtggctgccaggcagagccTGCAATCTCGGCacctagggaggccaaggcaggcggctgggaggtggctgcagggagccgagatcacgccactgcactccagcctgggcgccattgagcacacTCCAcatcagacttttcttctgcactCTCTCTCTCATTGCCTGGTCCACATCTTTCCCTGGGTATCTCAAAGGGTTCTCAAATTAAATGTGTTCACGTCTCTTCCTTCCATAATCCTCCTCACCTTTCTTACCTCTGTATGTGGTACCTCCTTCCTTTTTACCTTCATATCCATCTGTCGGCAAGTCTGTTGATTCTGCTGCATCAAAGAGCCCTTGAATCTGTGTACCTCACATACTCACTGGTACCACCCAAGTCCAAGTCACCATCATCTCTTACCTGCACACTCTAACTCATTGTCCTGTATAAACCGTTACCTGTCTCCAATCTGCTGCAGCCAGAAAAATGCTAACGTGATAAAACCTCCATTGGCTCCCCTTTGCCAACTAGATAAAGTCCAAACGCCTTACCCTGGAGTTTGCCTGCGTGACTCTCGCTTGCCTGAGCTGGCCCCTCTGGCCTACCTTTGAAGGCTTACCTCACTCTACTCTTCCCCTCCCACTGAACATCACCACAGTGTCCTAGATTTCTTTGGGGGTATACTAAGCACTCAgttgggaacactctttttcttctaAGCTCTCCTTTGCCTGCATAAAGACTATTAATTATCCTTCTAATCTCAACTTTGCTGTCATTTCCTGAGGAGGCCTTTCCCGTTCTCCGCTCAAGACCAGGTCACATTGCCTGCTGTGTTCCCAGAACCCCTGGTACTTGTTTTTTCTTAGCATCCCTCACTCGTAATGACTTTTTGAATGCTTGCTTCTACTCTAGACCCCAAGTTCCATGAGAGCAAGTTTcctgtctcctttctttttttctctgacctTTGCACCAAGCCAAGTGCCTGGCAAGTAGTGGACACCTAAATGATTTTTGTTTAATGAATGGATTAAGACAAGAATAGCTTTACATGGCAATAGAATAGAATCTGTTACTGTAAACATAATATCTCCTGCCTGCTACACTCAATTGTAATACACTAATCTTATTTCCTGAAGAGGGATAAACCAACAGTTTGACATGAACATTTAAGCCAGCCTACTTAGTAGAGTAGTAAATGGACCTGTGTTCTTACTGTGACAAGTGCCTCTGGGCAGATTTGATTCTCACAGTGGAAATACTTCATGAAATGGCAGCAGCCTGGATTGTGGCTGTTAAAATTtaacacaaataatttttaaaacaatacccTATTTGGGTTCTCAGTGcgtttttgtgtattttcagaaAGTAAGTGTGAGGCTGTGACAGGGACAGTCTGTCAGATTGAGGCAGACTTGGATCCTTAACCATGCAGTAAGAAACAGACTCAGCCAGCGTTGGGCACATGTATCAGCAATACAtttcatgaacttttttttttttgcaattgtgCTTATAGTGTGTATTGTAAGAGAGAAAATTAAGATAACTTAGACAGTTTTCATGTAGGGAATGACCAGGGCTTATGCCTGTGTCCATAGCAAGCACcttcttttgatttatttgtcttttcaacCTTCGTTTTCACTTTCTTAGCTTGCTGTGTTCTTCTTTGGGAGACTAAAATTTTTTAGGGAAATAACCACGGTGTCAAAATTATAGAATGGAAAATTTgattaaatgtaaaacactgatttttgtttcctactatttccatgttcttttgcctttgttttgTCTGTCAGATTTTGGGCATAATATACTCTTCCTTTACGGGTAAATGCCAACTGCCAACAGAGTTCAGAATTCTGTGATGCTTGCTTATGGGTTGTTTACACAGAGATGATGTTTGTTCAAGATAAGAACACTGTAGGGACTCTTAAGCTATATACATCCCATCTTTATTAAGCTCATCCTTCCACTCCCCTAGGCCTCCAAAGTAGCAAATAATTATAACCAAATGTTCCTCATAcccttagaaaataaattttagccggacttggtggctcatgcctgtaatcccagcactttgggaggccaagatgggaggattgctttagcttaggagttcaagattagcctgggcaagatagtgagacctcatctctgcaaaaaattcgCCAGAAgtgatggtgcatacctatagtcccagcccttcaagaggctgaggtggaggatcacttgagcctgagaagtcaaggtggcagtgagccaagatcacgccactgcactctagcctgggcaacagagcaaggtcctgtcttagaaataaataaataaataaaaaataaaaagaggctgggtgaaatggctcactcctgtaatcccagcactttggccaacatagcaaaaccctgtctctactgaaaatacagaaacaagcctggtgtggtggcaggcacctgtaatcccagctactcaggaggctgagacgggagaatcgcttgaacccaggaggcttaagagtttgagaccagcctgggcaacatggcgaaacctcgtctctacaaaaaatacaaaaattagtcaggtgtggtggctcacacctgtagtcccaggtagttgggaggctgaggcaggaggatcacttgagcctgggaggcagaggttgcagcgagccaagattgcaccactgcacttcagcctggacaatagagagAAATCCTGTTCccccctctcctgccccctccaaaaaaacaaaaaacgagagagagagaaagaagaagaagaggaagaggaaggaggagaaggaggaggaaaaagaagaaaaaagaagagaaaagaaaagaaattttggaGTGCAGAATATATGTTATCCTTAAGAGATAGCATGATATGCCATTACTTTTAACATCATTATATTTTTAGGAGGGATCATGTTTAAATTGTCAGTTCTTAAAAAGGATTGGTGGACATTCTTGGCTGAGAGTCTTCATTACATACAAGGTTTGGTGTTTTTCTTAGCCCAGTCACACACCAGCCCGTGACCAGAAAGAACAATTCTGGTTGTCCTTGTGACTGCCTCTCTGTGTCCTGGTCTGAAGAGTCTTGTCGGGCTGTAGCCCTAGGTAAGAAGTGTGCAGGAAGAGAGTCAGCAGGACAACTCCGGTCTGTGTTTGGTGGGGGCTGGTGGGGAAGCAGGTCCTGGGGAAGTGATGTTCAACTGAGACCTGAAGGGTGATCAGGTTAGCCAGGATTAGGAGGGAATagaggaggaggtgaggggaCAGCTGGTGCCAATGCCCAAGGAACTAAAGGAACTCCCAGGACAGCTTGTGTTTAGAGAACAAGGGAGGAGTAGAACAAGGTGAGGCTGCAAATGGAGATGGTCGAAGCAATATCTGATTGTGTCCTTCCCTGAAGGCTCAAAAATGTTTGATGCTTCCTTGTTGCCCTCAGACTAAAGTCCACATGCCAGGTAATGAAGGTTTTCCTTAATCAGCCACATCCTCCTTTAAAGCCCCTTTCCCTGCTGTCCTATTTGTTTTCCACATACCCTATGTTTTAGCCATACTTAGCCTTTATTATTCTCTAACTTGAATGTGTTTGTACTTTTCTCTGACTGTTGTTGGCTAAAATCTACTTCCCCACCTCTTTTCAGTAAGGCCCAGCTTAATGTCATTGGTTTTTTCGAAGCCTACCCTGCTGCCTGAAATCAAAGAGAATGTCTTCTCTGTGGTTTGATAATACTTTTGTCATTCTGTTACTCTAATTATCCCATCCTGACTTGTCTGTGgttgtatatattaatatgtgtaGTTTCCACACTAACTGTAGGCACATGAAGGCAAAGCTTTCATTTAGTTTGTAGCGTAGACCTACTTGCAGTAGAGGATCTTTGAATTTTGGTGGAATTGCATCAAACAGGTAAGTGGCAGCCCAGGATTCAGAAGTATTCGTCTGTGTGGGGCGTCTCATTCCTAGAGATAAAACATTGAATGGAATGTTCTACTGTGTTCTCTGTATACGTGAGTTGTTTTGGATAAACAGACTATGGGAAATTGTTGAAGTTCCCTGGATTGGGAAGAAGGATGAGCTTCAAGGCTGAAAGGAGTAAAACTCACCTTCTTTGTACCTTTATTACTTTAAAGTTCAGCATCAGATTTCTTTATTGGGATTCTTTCTACTTTGTACAGAGCATCTGTTAAGAACATCTTCAGCCAGCCGGCCTGCTTCCCTGCCGAGAGGGCCTGCGATGGAAAGTGCCAAGACCCTCTCAGGTGATGACTTTCATCtgaatttttgttgtatttgttgttttttagagacaggatctcactatgttgcccaggctgatctcaaactcctggcctcaagctatgcTCTCactggcctcaagctgtcctctcaccttggccttccaaagtgctgggattacaggtgtgagccactgtgcccggcctagctGGGCTTTAAATCAATTGGAAGTCCTGTGCTCAGCTAAAATTACCATCCCAAagcctttctgtgtgtgtgttcttcaGATTCTTTCTCAGTCTATTTCCTCTATTTTGTATAAAGTTCTGAGAGGTTTTCTCATCCAGTTACCTAGCACACCACTTAAAAGAAACTACTGATTTAAGGACTATAAAGAATTGACATTGAAcgaaaaaaacataattataaaattatgctaGAAATATATAAGCATGTCATTTAAAGATCAtataacaggagaaaatatttgtgcccTCTGGATCTTTAAGGGCATTGCTTTACTAATGCAGAGTTACATTCTGCTTGTGGTTATCCTAAAATCATTGAGAAAATTTTAGCCAGTAAAGtgggcggtgggggtgggggtgggggtgggagtgggggcggCAGTTTTTAGTAATCAGGGGAAAACAATTACTGACATGTAACATGGATTGCATTAAATCAGCCCAGGAATGATAGAGTTAATGGCGCCTGCAGATCCACCTTCTTCTGAGGTGAGAAAGaatctgaggtcaggaacttTGTCGACTGTGTGACTTGTCACTGTGCTCAGCCCTGCGTTCTGAGCACCTGGCAATACTCAGTGCTGCCTTTAGAAAGCTGCTGTTGTGGATCTGGTACCAGTGGCTGAAGTGCCTACTCCCACTGAACAGTTCTCAGAACATTTTGTAATTCTAATGAGATAGTACAGTGGCTTACTATGCCAGACTTCAGAATAGGACATTTGCAAAAGATTGTTACTATTTCCCAACAGTTGACTTGATatgttttggttttctgtcttattgatttagttttttaaaatgtgccctgaggccagttgcggtggctcatgcctgtaatcccagcactttgggatgcctaggtgggcggatcacctgaggtcaggagttcgagaccagcctggccaacatggcaaaaccctgtctctactgaaaatacaaaaataagcctggcatggtggcaggcgcctgtaatcccagctagtcaggaggctgaggcaggagaatcacttgaacccaggaagcagaagttgcagtaagccgagatgcgccactgcactccagcctgggtgacagaatgagactccctctcaaaaaaaaaaaaaaaaaaaaaaagtgccctgAGCTAGCATTACATGTAGCCCTGTAATAAATCATGTCTTTCCTTTCTGTCCCTTTAACAGTGTTTTTGGCTGAATTTAGAAGGGTTGTATTGATTTGAATTGTGTGTGTtgggcagagctgagtagttacAAGTCTGATTATAATTAGCCTTTGGTTTTTAGTTGTATTTGTAATTAAACAGATGTTTATGTAGTACTCACTATGTGCTTGGTAGGTACTGTGAGGGTTATAGAGATGGATAAGGCACACTCCTTGTCTATAAGGAATATGGAGTTCAGTGCATATTTCAACTATGACTtttcacagtttttttgtttgtttgttttttgtttttgagatggagtctctctctgtcgcccaggctggagtgcagagtggcgcagtcttggcttactgcaacctccaccacccgggtttaagcaattctcctgccccagcctcccatgtagctgggattacaggcatgcaccaccatgcctggctaatttttgtatttttagtagagacaggatttcaccatgttggccaggctggtctggaactcctgacctcaagtggtctgcctgcctcggcctcccaaagttctgggattataggcgtgagccactgcacctggcctcacagttttttcaatggaaaaataagaaatactttCCAGTTATCAATATTAGTTTTTCCTCCTGTATGGTaatatctgttgtttttggaaccttcagaaaaaaaaaagtctcaagaaCTCAGTCTAAAATGTTTTTGCTATAGAGTGCATAATGACTATTTCTCACAGTGTCTCGACGAAGTAGTGAAGAAATGAAACGGGACATTTCTGCACAGGAGGGAGCGTCGCCAGCCTCTCTGATGGCTATGGGAACCACGTCTCCACAGCTTTCCCTGTCCTCTTCTCCAACGGCATCTGTGACTCCCACCACCCGAAGCCGAATAAGGTAGAGAACAGTTAATATTCATGCATTTCGTGTGTACCTTTCCTGGCCTTTTGACAGTAAATGATCAAGTTGTAAAATGATGGCATTTGAGcactgtgatttttctttttctgtgtgttgTTTGCTAATCTTTCTTATATCCAGAATTGGGTAAATGGTATAGAAGACACTGACAAAGTAAAAATGATAGTTCCTTTCCTCAAGcagctgtatcttttttttttttttttttagagaatggTTGCATGCAAAAGGAAGtattatgaaatttaaatacCGAGGAATGGGTGGAGTGTTAGGGAAGGCATCCCAGAAGGTTAGAATTTGAGTGGGGCCTCGAAGGTTGTAGACAGGGAGGGTGGGGGGCATGATTGGCAAGGTCAGTAACTTGAGGGGATGCACCAAAGGGATTAGTAAGTGAGGAGTATGGAGGGGGATGCTGTAGGTAGGTGGTTCTATAGATTCAGTAGACTGATACAGAAGGCCAGAAGAAGGTGTACCTACCATATCAAGGAACAGTAGAAGAAAAGATTGACTAGGCAGGGGATGGCAAAGTGatggaacttttctttttttttttttttttgagatggagcctcgctgtcgcccaggttggagtgcagtggcgcgatctcggctcactgcaggctccgccccccggggttcatgccattctcttgcctcagcctcccgagtagctgggactacaggcgcctgccacctcgcccagctaattttttgtgtttttagtagagatggggtttcaccgtgttagccaggatggtctcgatctcctgacctcgtgatccacccgcctcggcctcccaaagtgctgggattacaggtgtgagccaccgcgcccggcctggaactTCTTTAAAGTCAAATTGAGTCACTTTGATGTAGTAGAAGCTATAAAGTggtgtaaataaattatcatgtCTGGATCAGTGTGATAACAGTGGAAAAGAGGTGAAGAGAGGGTTGGACCCAGATTTTTCATAAAGAAAGGTGATTTCAGTAACAGATCTTTATAAAAGGAATGCAAGAATGGATGATATCAAAGATGGCTGTGTTTGTTTACACTGGGAGTCTGGGAACGTGGTGCTACATTAATAATTGATAAAAAGTACATGAAAAtctaagtttatattttattcatagttCTCTTAGGACTAAGAGGTATTAAGAACTTGGGGGAAAAACAGATGTCAAAAATTTAGCATATGTTGTTTATAGGGATGAAGAAAATTGTTGGCAAGCATTAAGAATAATTAAAGGaagcagccgggtgtggtggctcaagcctgtaatcccagcactctgggaggccgaggtgggcagatcacttgaggtcagcagttcgagatcagcctggccaacatggtgaaaccccatatgtactaaaaatacaaaaattagcctgatctGGTTTTgcgcacctgcagtctcagctacgtgggaggctgaggcactagaatcgcttgaacctgggagccagagtatgcagtgagcgagatcgtgcgactgcactccagcctgggcttcagagtgagactctgtcttaaaaaaagtgACTTTTATGTTGAGCCGTgacaactttttgtttgttttttgtttttgatgtgcCTTTTTGCATCCATTCACATAACtgtgtctttctctttccctgtgGTTTAGTGATAGTATAACAAACTTCTTGGAATCCTTTAAAGCAAGCTTCTCCAACccgcagcccaggacagctttgattgcagcccaacacaaatttgtaaactttcttaaaatattatgagattttttttttgcaatttttttttagctcatccgCTATTGTTCATGTCAGTGTactttatgtgtggcccaagacaattcttctacttccattgtggcccagggaagccaaaagattggacgtCCCTGCTTTATTTAAAGCAAAGCAGGAATGTTACAGGCTGacacacaaaaatgtatatttcctTCAAGGAGGCAGTCTAACTGCACATAGAAAAgtagtatttttccttttggttcttAGAGCAATAAAAATTGGTACTATTTCAAGGCTCCTCTCAATTAGAAAAGCTTCTGTTGTAAATGTGTCCTCTTTGATTTCCTAGCGCACTTTGGAGGGTCAATACTAACAGAATAAATATACTGAGGAATACTAAGCTGCTTGTAACATATGAACCTTTAGGATATTTATTGGGCTGCTAAGTTCACAGAACATGGGACTAGAGTCTCCACTTTGCTATAATCACTGAAAAATAGGCCAGTCTTTTAAGCACAGGCTACTAGTCAAGCTGCCGGTTACATTACACAGCACTCCCTTTCTCTGGGTATTCCTTGGTGTTCTGTTCCACTTCCAGAGTGTGACCAAAAGGGAAGATACGGTGCAGAATGAGTAGAATTGGAAGTCTTCCCTGCCCCTTCACCAGGGGTGATTGCAAAACCTTTTTTGATTAAAGGTCTGGCCTAAGGCAGGATATTTATTTTGACTGCAAGGCAGTTGACAATGCCATAAAGTACCCtacatagaatttttaaaaaatgaatcatatGTATAGCCACGGAATTTTAACCCCCCCAAACTTCTACAGTGGTTTTACTTACTATCATATAGTAAACTCTGAGGTTCCTTGGGATAGGGGCCCTGTGTTGTTCACCTTCAATTGCCTACTGCCTGCACATTGCCTGGCACGATGGTGCTCCATAAGGAGATGGTGAATAAGTGAGCTTACAGAGAAATTCCATTTTTGAGCAAGGCAAAATTCTAACTGCCTAAAGTCAAAAAACAGTGTACAACATAGAACTAAATACATCTGAGACATTTCATGGAAGTTACAAATATTGTTCATGTTTATTGCCATCTTTTGTCTGCTTCCCCCCATTGTAGACTTCTTAAAGGCAAGAACTATTATGCCTTAGAATCCTGCACCTTGCATAACCTTACCgtgtatattttacaataagtaattttttaaaatgatgagatGGTAAAGGACATAAacggttattttattttattattattattatttgagacagtgccactcttgttgcccaggctggagtgcaatggcgtaatctcagctgcaacctccatctctagggttcaagtgattctcctgcctcagcctcccaagtagctgggattacagacacccgccaccatgcccagctaatttttatatttttatatttttattagcgatgaggtgtcaccatgttggccaggctgatctcaaactcctgacttcaggtgatctctctgcctcaggctcccaaagtgttgggattacaggcgtgagccacagcgcccggcacattttaattttaaatgcacTTTGTACTGTCTTTGTCACTTTCCATGTGGGTGATTTTTTATAGAGTCCCTTTCTTCAGTTAGCAAAGAATTCTGACAACAGTGCATCTATGGGGCCATAAACTAAAAATCAAATGTATGAAAAACTATGTCTTGCCTTTGTATTGCCTTACCATGTACATTTCCcctgtttaaaaatgcaaactttaatacttttctcttattctggtgcccaaacaaaaaatatttcaactttGGGTTACTTGTtttcagagaagaaaggaaagacccTCTCTCAGCATTGGCCAGAGAATATGGAGGATCAAAGAGGAACGCCTTGCTGAAGTGGtgtcagaagaaaacagaaggctATCAGGTAATCATATGATTCTTCTGTCCCATGTGAGTAATTGGCAAACCAACTGCTGGAGTGTCGTAGCTTACTACGTGTCACACATTAGAAATGATAAGTCCTGACCTGGCATGGTggatcacatctgtaatcctaacacattgggaggctgaggcggatggatcacttgtgcccaggagttcaagcctgggcaacatggcaaaaccctgtctctacaaaaataaaaataataataagctggcatggtggtgtgtgcctggagtcccagctacttgagaggctgaggtgggaggatcacttgagcctgggaggcagaggctgctgtgagctgataaaagaagaaatgatgagTCCTATACAAAATGTTAGGAACACATTCTCAAAGTCCAGCCATAACTTGACTATCACTTGGGTGAAATAAGTTTGTTACCTTTCCACAGTACCCAATATTTCCAATATTACTCATCTGGTAGCACTTTCTTACTTAAGTCCAggttaaatgctttttttaagTTACGTTAAATATAACTTTGGAGAGCTGACTCTAATTCTCCATACAAAAGGGAAACCTGTAGAATTCATCcattctgctaaaaaatacaattttgattTCTAGTGTCCTCACATACAGTATTAGTTACAGAGATTCTCCCCAGCTTGCAGCTGATACTCTTGATTGCATTTCATGCTTTGGCACAAATGCACAGAAGTACAACACAAAAAGGGAATGGAGTTCTATGTTCCTGATCTCTTCACATTAGACTTCATCTCACCAAAATGGCATAAAAGGTGTAGCTACAACATTTGCATACAAATTTCATGCAAAAGAGGTAATAACATTAGTAGAGGAAAAGAAGATCTGCCATTAACAGGTCACTTTTGGATGAATTTGTACATGACTTTAAGTGATGATCCTCAACTCATTTAAGATTAAAGAGCCAAGCATATTGCAGTGGACATACAGAAAAGTCATGATAATCATTGAGGATTTACTAAGACTCTCCATGGCTCAGCTTCAAGCCAGTGGCaagtaaaaaagagaagagaaaataatttaaaaaaagaatctccaTGCCAGCTTCCACTGGCTAACAAAGGAGATAAgtagtgttggcaaagatgtggagaaatgggtAGGCTTATGTTTTGTTGGAGGGGACCTATAAAATGTTGTAACTgctgtggaaaatagtatggcagttcctcaaaaaagtaaacagaattaccatatgatctggcaGTTCCACTTCTGgaaaattccacttctaggaaagCAGAGACTTGGAGAAATATTTTAGGCACACCCATTTTTGTGGCAGtgttattcacagtagccaaaaagtggaagcaacccaagtgtctgtcgatagaagaatggataaacaacctGTGGTATataatacaatggaataccattcttccttaaaaaggaaggaaattcttacacatgctacaacacgATGCACACTAAAGACATTGTGCTAAATGAAACAAGCCATATACAAAAGGGCTAATACTACATGATTCTAATTATATGGAATACCTAGAGTTAGTAatatttatagagacaaaaagtagaatgatggttgccagcggctgggggagggaaaaaagaaagggggTGGGTACACAGTttagttttacaaaatgaaaaaagtactagagatggatggtggtgatggtagcacaatcatatgaatatacttaatgccactgaaccgtATAATTAAAGAtggttaaaatgattttttatgtatatttaccaCGATAATAAAACTccactgcaaaaagaaaaaaaaagaaagattgagaTAAGACCAGATAGAAAACCAGCA
Above is a genomic segment from Pan troglodytes isolate AG18354 chromosome 23, NHGRI_mPanTro3-v2.0_pri, whole genome shotgun sequence containing:
- the SPECC1L gene encoding cytospin-A isoform X9, which produces MESAKTLSVSRRSSEEMKRDISAQEGASPASLMAMGTTSPQLSLSSSPTASVTPTTRSRIREERKDPLSALAREYGGSKRNALLKWCQKKTEGYQNIDITNFSSSWNDGLAFCALLHTYLPAHIPYQELNSQDKRRNFMLAFQAAESVGIKSTLDINEMVRTERPDWQNVMLYVTAIYKYFET